From Synoicihabitans lomoniglobus, the proteins below share one genomic window:
- the hemE gene encoding uroporphyrinogen decarboxylase, whose protein sequence is MTSRERFLAACACQPLDRPPIWVMRQAGRYLPEYRELKAKSSFLHMVRTPELALEVTMQPLRRYALDAAILFSDILTIPEALGQPYHFRDQGGIGMEYRIETRAQIDALAGADAVPEKLAYVPAALRLIRQEVADTKAVLGFGGSPWTLATYMVEGGSSSDFERIKLLFYTDRAMFDALLEKLTAALITYFKMQIEAGADAIQIFDSWGGIIAGPDYEAASLQWIKRIVAAMPADFPIILYAKGTAPHLTDQAFSGVRVVSIDWTSDLAIARRNLPANVAVQGNLDPVLMQTEPEIVARETTRLLESMRNLPGHIFNLGHGITPRAKLACMESLVATVTNWK, encoded by the coding sequence ATGACTTCCCGTGAACGTTTCCTCGCCGCCTGCGCCTGCCAACCGCTCGACCGCCCGCCGATCTGGGTGATGCGCCAAGCCGGGCGCTACCTGCCCGAGTATCGCGAGCTCAAAGCCAAGTCGTCGTTCCTGCACATGGTGCGCACGCCGGAACTCGCCCTTGAAGTCACGATGCAACCGTTGCGGCGCTACGCGCTCGATGCCGCGATTCTCTTTTCCGACATCCTCACCATCCCGGAGGCGTTAGGGCAGCCCTATCACTTCCGCGATCAGGGCGGCATCGGCATGGAGTATCGCATCGAAACCCGCGCCCAAATCGATGCCTTGGCCGGGGCCGACGCCGTGCCCGAAAAACTCGCCTACGTGCCCGCCGCGCTGCGACTCATTCGTCAGGAAGTAGCGGATACGAAAGCGGTGCTCGGCTTTGGCGGTTCCCCTTGGACGCTGGCCACCTACATGGTCGAGGGTGGCAGTTCCTCCGACTTTGAACGCATCAAGCTGTTGTTCTATACCGACCGCGCGATGTTCGATGCCCTGCTCGAAAAGCTCACGGCCGCACTCATCACGTATTTCAAGATGCAGATCGAAGCCGGGGCCGATGCCATTCAGATCTTCGACTCCTGGGGCGGCATCATCGCCGGGCCCGACTACGAAGCCGCTTCCCTGCAATGGATCAAACGGATCGTGGCGGCCATGCCGGCCGATTTTCCCATCATTCTCTACGCCAAGGGCACGGCGCCCCATCTCACCGACCAGGCGTTCAGCGGCGTGCGCGTCGTGAGCATTGACTGGACCAGCGACCTCGCCATCGCGCGTCGCAACCTGCCCGCCAATGTCGCCGTGCAGGGCAATCTCGACCCCGTGCTCATGCAGACCGAACCCGAGATCGTCGCCCGCGAAACGACGCGTTTGCTCGAATCGATGCGCAACTTGCCGGGACATATTTTCAACCTCGGCCACGGCATCACCCCGCGGGCCAAACTCGCCTGCATGGAGTCTCTGGTCGCGACGGTGACGAACTGGAAATGA
- the hemG gene encoding protoporphyrinogen oxidase, whose amino-acid sequence MSAPRRVAIIGAGVTGLSAAYHLHRAGAAVRVFERSDRVGGPVHSTRDGDWLVESGPNSIQESSTELTRLIQDIGLDEVRSPAQAAARNRYILRNGRPVAAPSSPPGILTSSLFSLGGKFRLFGEVLKRPRVRRSDVNLADFVRSHFGDDIVDYGLNPFVSGVYAGDPEKLSAKHAFPSLWKMERETGSIIRGQIKAAKQRRASGESAGPPAIISFQDGLGMLPLALAKQLPPDAIELGASVNSLVRSADGWKLVWNRSEQTQTESFDRVLLALPAAALARLSIGSLGECPLAALADIDYPPVSALFLGYRREQVSHPLDGFGLLMPQKEHRQILGVLFSSSLFAGRAPAGHVGLTVMMGGVHRRDLGTASQEQLTKIARAELAAVIGVTGEPVYARLRQWPRAIPQYTLGYERYVKAMEQCENQHSGLLIGGHVRDGISLPNCLSAGAKLARRALA is encoded by the coding sequence ATGAGCGCCCCCCGACGCGTAGCAATCATCGGCGCCGGCGTCACGGGATTGAGCGCCGCCTACCACCTGCATCGCGCCGGAGCCGCCGTGCGGGTCTTCGAACGGTCGGACCGCGTGGGCGGGCCCGTGCATAGCACGCGGGACGGGGATTGGCTCGTCGAATCGGGTCCCAATTCGATCCAGGAAAGTTCGACCGAGCTCACGCGCCTGATCCAGGACATTGGACTCGACGAGGTCCGCAGCCCCGCTCAGGCCGCCGCGCGCAACCGCTACATCCTGCGAAATGGTCGCCCCGTCGCCGCCCCGTCTTCGCCTCCCGGGATTCTCACCTCCTCGTTGTTTTCTCTTGGCGGAAAATTCCGTCTGTTCGGCGAAGTGCTCAAGCGCCCCCGCGTGCGCCGCTCCGACGTGAATTTGGCCGATTTCGTCCGGTCGCACTTTGGCGACGACATTGTCGACTATGGTCTCAACCCCTTCGTTTCGGGCGTATACGCGGGCGATCCGGAGAAATTATCCGCCAAACATGCCTTTCCCTCCCTGTGGAAAATGGAACGCGAAACCGGCTCGATCATTCGCGGGCAAATCAAGGCGGCCAAACAACGACGGGCCAGCGGCGAGTCGGCCGGACCTCCCGCGATCATTTCCTTCCAAGACGGCCTCGGCATGCTGCCGCTCGCCCTGGCGAAACAGTTGCCCCCGGACGCGATCGAGTTGGGAGCCAGTGTGAACAGTCTCGTGCGGAGTGCGGACGGCTGGAAGCTGGTCTGGAATCGGTCGGAGCAAACCCAGACCGAATCGTTCGACCGCGTCCTGCTCGCGCTGCCGGCCGCGGCGCTGGCCCGCCTCTCCATCGGCTCGTTGGGCGAGTGCCCCCTGGCGGCCTTGGCAGACATCGACTACCCCCCGGTATCCGCGCTCTTTTTGGGCTATCGGCGCGAGCAGGTCTCGCACCCGCTTGATGGGTTCGGACTGTTGATGCCGCAGAAGGAGCACCGTCAAATTCTGGGCGTATTGTTTTCTTCGTCCCTGTTCGCCGGACGCGCTCCGGCGGGACACGTCGGGCTGACCGTCATGATGGGTGGCGTGCACCGCCGCGACCTGGGCACCGCTTCTCAGGAACAGCTCACGAAAATCGCCCGCGCAGAACTGGCCGCGGTGATCGGTGTCACCGGGGAGCCGGTCTACGCCCGATTACGGCAATGGCCCCGCGCCATTCCTCAATACACCCTGGGTTACGAACGCTATGTGAAAGCCATGGAGCAATGCGAAAACCAGCACTCCGGCCTGCTCATCGGCGGGCATGTGCGCGACGGCATCTCGCTGCCCAATTGCCTGAGTGCCGGAGCCAAACTCGCCCGGCGCGCGCTCGCTTAG
- a CDS encoding D-alanyl-D-alanine carboxypeptidase family protein yields MSYLRNLLVACMLICFANVSHAQVYKGAIVVNATTGEVLFEDRSDVVSPPASVTKLMTFLVIHDAIQAGEITLQTPVEVTADDARMGGTQVWLKHREVFPVEELLYALMIQSANDAAHALSHAAGITREQFVDRMNVRARALGMTDTIWRSPHGLPPRSRRLDETDQTSPRDLAKLSRALLKETDVLRYSSIERRPFGTGVRAKPVMMDNHNNLIGKVRGIDGLKTGFTRAAGFCLAATAERDGRRIVAVIMGSPTSKERDIKMAELIEDAFAKIPTGPFQRMPAESKPAAPVPPATADPEPAPAPLLQFTPISLDDEDSDDAADEAPGDEEPETVRFELPY; encoded by the coding sequence ATGTCTTACCTCCGCAACCTGTTGGTCGCGTGTATGCTCATATGCTTCGCCAACGTCTCGCACGCCCAGGTCTACAAAGGCGCGATCGTCGTCAACGCCACCACGGGCGAGGTGCTGTTCGAGGATCGTTCCGACGTCGTCAGCCCGCCCGCCAGCGTGACGAAGTTAATGACGTTTCTCGTCATTCACGACGCCATCCAGGCCGGTGAGATCACGTTGCAAACTCCCGTCGAAGTCACCGCCGACGACGCCCGCATGGGCGGCACCCAGGTGTGGTTGAAACATCGCGAAGTGTTCCCGGTCGAGGAGCTGCTGTATGCACTCATGATTCAATCGGCCAACGACGCCGCGCACGCGTTGAGCCACGCCGCCGGCATCACCCGTGAACAGTTCGTGGACCGCATGAACGTCCGCGCCCGCGCCCTCGGCATGACCGATACCATCTGGCGGTCCCCGCATGGCCTGCCCCCGCGATCACGGCGGCTGGATGAAACCGACCAGACTTCGCCACGCGACCTCGCCAAACTCTCCCGCGCCTTGCTCAAGGAAACCGACGTCCTGCGTTACTCCTCGATCGAGCGCCGCCCGTTCGGCACCGGCGTGCGCGCCAAACCGGTGATGATGGACAACCACAACAATCTGATCGGCAAAGTCCGCGGTATCGACGGCCTCAAAACCGGCTTCACTCGTGCCGCCGGTTTCTGCCTCGCGGCCACCGCCGAACGCGACGGTCGCCGCATTGTTGCCGTGATCATGGGCAGCCCCACCTCCAAGGAACGCGACATCAAGATGGCCGAACTTATCGAGGACGCATTTGCCAAAATCCCGACCGGGCCCTTCCAGCGCATGCCCGCCGAATCAAAGCCCGCCGCCCCGGTCCCCCCCGCCACCGCTGATCCGGAACCCGCCCCCGCCCCGCTGCTGCAATTCACTCCCATCTCCCTCGACGACGAGGACTCCGACGACGCAGCGGATGAAGCCCCCGGAGACGAAGAACCCGAGACGGTTCGGTTCGAACTGCCCTACTGA
- a CDS encoding ECF-type sigma factor, with translation MNHLAASNPPTTPSAGESATSRELFPLLYHELRRMAAAKISHESGDQTLQATALVHEAWIRLSGNTSQSWENRAQFFATAAVIMQRILIDNARRKQALRRGGGAVRVSADITGFDVAETPDNDSLLLVNDAMDALAAHDSRKADLVRYRYFVGLSLAEAADLLGISQRTAERDWSYARAWLLREVNRIKQLE, from the coding sequence ATGAATCATCTTGCTGCCTCCAACCCGCCCACGACTCCCTCGGCGGGAGAATCCGCAACTTCGAGGGAGCTGTTTCCCTTGCTTTATCATGAGCTGCGTCGAATGGCGGCGGCGAAGATTTCCCATGAAAGCGGGGACCAAACCCTGCAGGCGACTGCACTCGTGCACGAGGCTTGGATTCGTTTGTCTGGTAACACTTCCCAATCGTGGGAGAACCGGGCCCAGTTTTTTGCCACCGCCGCAGTCATCATGCAGCGAATCCTCATCGATAATGCGCGCCGCAAACAAGCGCTGCGCCGAGGGGGAGGTGCGGTTAGAGTAAGTGCGGATATCACTGGTTTCGATGTCGCCGAGACTCCTGATAACGACTCGTTACTACTGGTGAACGATGCCATGGATGCGCTGGCGGCGCATGACTCCCGTAAAGCGGATTTGGTGAGATATCGTTACTTCGTGGGACTTTCGTTGGCGGAAGCGGCTGATCTTCTCGGGATTTCTCAGCGCACCGCTGAGCGGGATTGGAGTTACGCGAGGGCTTGGTTGTTGCGGGAGGTTAATCGGATTAAACAGCTGGAGTGA
- the hemF gene encoding oxygen-dependent coproporphyrinogen oxidase, protein MPEATAPDLTAVRTYLLDLQDRICAGLELEETGSARFATDAWTRAAGGGGRTRILTEGEVIEKGGVAFSHVFGDQLPPSASAHRPEIAGKPWQAMGVSLVIHPRNPYVPTSHANVRFFVADPDGENPVWWFGGGFDLTPYYGFTDDAVHWHRTARDAVAPFGDSYYPKLKEWCDDYFFLKHRQEPRGVGGLFFDDFNELGFDQSFAFMRSVGDHFLPAYQPILARRKATACGERERDWQLYRRGRYVEFNLVWDRGTLFGLQSGGRTESILMSLPPHVSWKYDYQPELGTPEADLLTTYLKPQDWLNFSITDEPEGTQIQTNP, encoded by the coding sequence ATGCCCGAAGCCACCGCTCCCGACCTCACCGCCGTCCGCACCTACCTGCTCGATTTGCAGGACCGCATCTGCGCCGGACTCGAACTAGAGGAAACCGGCTCTGCCCGTTTCGCGACCGATGCATGGACCCGTGCCGCCGGCGGCGGTGGCCGCACCCGCATTCTCACCGAGGGCGAGGTGATCGAAAAAGGCGGCGTCGCGTTCTCCCATGTTTTTGGCGACCAACTCCCGCCCTCCGCCTCCGCCCATCGCCCCGAGATCGCCGGTAAACCCTGGCAAGCCATGGGCGTCTCCCTCGTCATCCACCCGCGCAATCCCTACGTGCCGACCAGTCACGCCAACGTGCGTTTTTTCGTCGCCGATCCGGACGGCGAAAATCCGGTGTGGTGGTTCGGCGGCGGGTTCGACCTCACGCCCTACTACGGATTCACCGACGACGCCGTGCATTGGCACCGCACCGCGCGCGACGCCGTCGCGCCCTTTGGCGACAGTTACTATCCGAAGCTCAAAGAATGGTGCGACGACTACTTCTTCCTCAAGCATCGCCAGGAACCACGCGGCGTGGGCGGTCTGTTTTTCGACGACTTCAATGAACTGGGTTTCGACCAAAGCTTCGCGTTCATGCGCAGCGTCGGTGATCACTTCCTGCCCGCCTATCAACCGATCCTCGCCCGCCGCAAAGCCACCGCCTGCGGCGAGCGCGAACGCGACTGGCAGCTGTATCGGCGCGGCCGTTACGTGGAATTCAACCTCGTCTGGGATCGCGGCACTCTCTTCGGCTTGCAGAGCGGCGGTCGCACGGAGTCGATCCTCATGAGCCTCCCGCCCCACGTCTCCTGGAAATACGACTACCAGCCGGAACTCGGCACTCCCGAAGCCGACCTGCTCACCACCTACTTGAAACCACAAGACTGGTTGAACTTTTCAATCACGGATGAACCGGAAGGAACCCAAATTCAAACCAACCCCTGA
- a CDS encoding ATP-binding protein, with amino-acid sequence MNHLNTPPPGPEEGSVPPFPSSLQRYQSIVENAVEGIFQSTSDGRFLLANPALARLYGYESPSALVDGVENISSNIYADPAVREEFMRLMDLRGEVRGMEYQVLRKDGEVIWISEHARAVRDDRGRLLYYEGFIEDITERKRIEEQLRQAQKMDAIGRLAGGVAHDFNNILTAIIGYSEILMATLPDPRSRSHAECIVDGSQRAAALCRQLLILSRRHAVLPRSLDLNHVVRDMQKLLERLMDANITLVTRLDEQEMVVRADSTQMEQVILNLAVNARDAMPQGGTLTISTRALTLPDATVVGTLGMPEGTYVEVAVEDTGTGMSPEVQSQLFEPFFTTKSEGKGTGLGLATCYSIVHQNRGQIMVGSKEGAGTTVRFFLPTSYESPGRTGATDPGVRPTGNETVLLAEDDPTVRNLVRINLEDLGYTVLTAEDGAHALELAKAHGCRRIQILVTDVMMPRMDGKELAYWLRLVSPETRVLFMSGYTDRSIISATTLQRGVGFVQKPFGPNALARRVRSALDAGSDRSSVDLDASVG; translated from the coding sequence ATGAACCATTTGAATACCCCGCCGCCTGGCCCGGAGGAGGGGAGCGTGCCGCCGTTTCCGTCGTCGCTCCAACGCTATCAGAGTATTGTCGAGAATGCCGTCGAAGGTATTTTTCAATCCACCTCTGATGGGCGTTTTCTGCTCGCGAATCCGGCGTTGGCCCGGCTCTACGGCTATGAATCGCCGTCGGCGTTGGTCGACGGGGTTGAGAATATTTCCAGCAACATCTACGCCGACCCGGCGGTGCGGGAAGAGTTCATGCGACTCATGGATCTGCGCGGGGAGGTGCGGGGCATGGAGTATCAGGTCCTGCGCAAGGACGGCGAAGTGATCTGGATATCGGAGCACGCGCGGGCCGTTCGCGACGATCGCGGGCGTCTCCTCTATTATGAGGGGTTCATCGAAGACATCACGGAGCGCAAGCGGATCGAAGAGCAATTGCGGCAGGCCCAAAAAATGGACGCGATTGGTCGTCTGGCCGGAGGTGTGGCCCATGATTTCAATAATATCCTGACGGCGATCATCGGTTACTCCGAGATCCTGATGGCCACGCTGCCCGATCCCAGGTCCCGCAGTCACGCGGAGTGCATTGTGGATGGCTCGCAACGGGCGGCGGCGTTGTGTCGCCAATTGCTCATCTTGAGTCGGCGTCACGCCGTGCTGCCGCGATCGCTTGATCTCAATCACGTCGTGCGCGACATGCAAAAGCTGTTGGAACGTCTGATGGATGCCAACATCACCCTGGTGACCCGGCTCGATGAGCAGGAGATGGTGGTCCGGGCGGATTCCACGCAGATGGAGCAGGTGATCCTGAACCTCGCGGTCAACGCCCGCGACGCCATGCCCCAGGGCGGGACCCTCACGATTTCGACCCGTGCACTCACTTTGCCCGATGCGACCGTGGTCGGCACCCTGGGCATGCCGGAAGGCACCTATGTCGAGGTGGCGGTGGAAGACACCGGCACGGGCATGTCACCGGAAGTGCAGTCGCAACTGTTTGAGCCTTTTTTCACCACGAAATCCGAGGGCAAAGGCACCGGCCTCGGGCTGGCGACCTGTTACAGTATCGTGCACCAGAACCGCGGGCAAATCATGGTCGGCAGCAAGGAGGGCGCGGGCACCACGGTGCGGTTCTTTCTGCCGACCAGTTACGAGTCGCCGGGCCGGACCGGTGCCACCGATCCCGGCGTGAGGCCCACCGGGAACGAAACCGTGCTGTTGGCCGAGGATGATCCCACGGTCCGCAATCTCGTGCGGATCAATCTGGAGGATCTCGGATACACGGTGCTGACCGCCGAGGACGGCGCGCACGCGCTCGAGCTGGCGAAAGCGCACGGATGCCGACGCATCCAGATTTTGGTGACCGATGTGATGATGCCCCGCATGGATGGCAAGGAGTTGGCCTATTGGCTGCGGTTGGTTTCGCCGGAGACGCGCGTCCTGTTCATGTCGGGATACACCGATCGTTCGATCATCAGCGCCACCACGCTGCAGCGCGGGGTGGGGTTTGTGCAAAAGCCGTTTGGGCCCAATGCACTGGCCCGCAGGGTGCGCAGTGCCCTGGATGCCGGATCGGATCGATCGTCGGTCGACCTCGATGCGAGCGTGGGCTAA